Proteins found in one Misgurnus anguillicaudatus chromosome 3, ASM2758022v2, whole genome shotgun sequence genomic segment:
- the LOC141361635 gene encoding uncharacterized protein: protein MEHNYALLSAAGSGGKDSPRKRKRTGQPNDPRRVWDKRRERARINIGVAFSRWRELRDKLQLERDADLACVLLDSYQKSGPSTSTPYKGPGMPLQTLSSIASSIDSLSDRDQCFLEPGIEHLSMAESDEQLLHDSFSKMSFHDESTITVNEDANDLHNTVIDFRDPNGSTSGKESDDSTSDEDYVPSICLRTGEGTKDFRKIEELHVIGLEETVHLPPEDEVPFLCEQHVPTSSASHKVMCEDDIIGQRASIVYEAKLKQLVTHLQLPVLKCNFINKITKETCQASPPFEVHLTSRGTATVLQWICFLILMYIQLKK, encoded by the exons ATGGAACATAATTACgctttactgtctgctgctggttcTGGCGGCAAGGACAGCCCTCGTAAGCGTAAGCGTACGGgtcaaccaaacgacccaagaagagtttgggaTAAGAGGAGAGAACGAGCAAGGATCAATATCGGTGTGGCATTTTCTAGATGGAGAGAGCTTCGCGATAAACTTCAACTAGAAAGAGATGCCGatcttgcttgtgttttactcgacag ttaccaAAAAAGTGGACCATCAACGTCAACACCTTACAAAGGACCTGGAATGCCTCTTCAAACCCTCTCAAGCATTGCTTCATCCATTGACTCACTATCAGACAG AGATCAATGTTTTCTGGAGCCTGGGATAGAGCACCTTTCTATGGCAGAAAGTGATGAACAGCTGTTACACGACAG TTTTTCCAAGATGAGCTTCCATGATGAGTCCACCATTACTGTGAATGAAGATGCCAATGATCTTCATAACACTGT GATTGATTTTAGAGACCCAAATGGTTCAACATCAGGAAAAGAAAGTGATGACAGCACTTCTGATGAGGACTATGTTCCCTCTATCTGTCTTAG aACAGGTGAAGGAACTAAAGATTTTCGGAAAATTGAGGAGCTTCACGTAATTGGTCTGGAAGAGACAGTACATCTTCCACCAGAGGATGAAGTGCCATTCCTATGTGAGCAACATGTCCCTACATCTTCTGCTAGCCACAAAGTCATGTGTGAGGACGACATAATTGGACAACGGGCATCCATTGTATATGAAGCCAAGTTGAAACAACTTGTCACACATCTACAGCTACCTGTACTGAAGTGCAATTTCATAAACAAAATTACAAAAGAAACCTGTCAGGCATCACCACCATTTGAAGTACATCTGACTTCAAGGGGAACAGCAACTGTTTTACAATGgatatgttttttaatattaatgtaTATACAGTTGAAAAAGTAA
- the LOC129444473 gene encoding uncharacterized protein, whose product MNMGFVGQSTFFNIQDTYCLGAIKDMWESKSSAAIQRLKTKDGVVVLGDGRMDSPGYCAQYCSYTTMENDSKEIISVVTIDKRQTGRNSVVMEKEAFVTTMDKLLSELKISEVCTDAHAQIASTMNQTTGRYKGTGVVHSWDVWHGAKNLAKKISAAAQQSGQKILLHWVKDIVNHFWFCCKNADTVQQFLKLWSSLLHHVTNEHEWYLGHCLHGSLPENQDKQWLESGSKAHKALEAVVLNKSLLRNVHRYLPFRSTCQLESFHNHLLMYASKRFSFSPLVYEARTLLAALDYNHHKDRPPLLNKNGQKIFRRLFQKKTGRWTVYALKVAKDYSYIPDLQAAIVRARLQADMGMPRRRPPRPEDPRTMGLLPRVEPPSIGCILESHVSRGIGMNCK is encoded by the exons ATGAACAtgggctttgtagggcagtctACATTCTTTAACATTCAGGACACCTACTGCTTAGGGGCAATAAAGGACATGTGGGAGAGCAAGAGTTCAGCCGCCATTCAACGTCTGAAGACTAAGGATGGCGTAGTTGTATTAG GTGATGGACGAATGGATAGCCCTGGCTACTGTGCCCAGTATTGCTCTTACACAACAATGGAGAATGATTCAAAGGAAATCATCTCTGTTGTGACTATAGATAAAAGGCAGACTGGGCGGAATTCAGTAGTCATGGAGAAAGAGGCGTTTGTAACAACAATGGACAAGCTTCTCAGCGAACTGAAGATTTCAGAAGTATGCACTGATGCTCATGCACAAATTGCATCTACTATGA ATCAAACGACTGGACGATACAAGGGCACAGGAGTTGTACACTCATGGGACGTATGGCATGGAGCCAAGAATTTAGCCAAGAAGATTTCGGca GCGGCTCAGCAATCTGGACAAAAGATCCTGCTGCACTGGGTGAAAGACATTGTAAACCATTTCTGGTTTTGCTGTAAAAATGCAGACACGGTACAGCAGTTCCTT AAACTATGGAGCAGTTTGCTTCACCATGTGACAAACGAGCACGAATGGTACCTTGGACACTGCCTTCATGGCAGCCTGCCAGAGAACCAAGACAAGCAATGGCTGGAGAGTGGTTCTAAAGCTCACAAGGCACTGGAAGCTGTAGTTCTCAATAAGAGTTTGCTCAGAAATGTTCACCGATATTTACCTTTCAG ATCGACCTGTCAGCTGGAATCATTCCACAACCACTTGCTGATGTACGCCAGCAAACGCTTCAGCTTCTCACCGCTGGTCTATGAGGCAAGAACTCTCCTGGCAGCCCTGGATTATAACCACCATAAAGACCGACCACCACTGCTcaacaaaaatggccaaaagaT CTTTCGCAGACTGTTCCAGAAGAAAACTGGTAGATGGACAGTATATGCCTTGAAGGTGGCAAAAGACTATAGTTACATTCCTGATCTGCAAGCGGCAATTGTGCGTGCAAGACTCCAGGCTGATATGGGGATGCCAAGACGAAGGCCTCCAAGGCCGGAGGATCCCCGGACAATGGGCCTCCTTCCAAGGGTCGAACCTCCATCAATTGGCTGCATTCTTGAGTCACATGTCAGTAGGGGCATAGGTATGAATTGCAAATAA